One region of Pseudomonas sp. ABC1 genomic DNA includes:
- the acnB gene encoding bifunctional aconitate hydratase 2/2-methylisocitrate dehydratase, with protein MLEAYRKHVEERAAQGIVPQPLNAEQTAGLVELLKNPPAGEEAFLLDLLTNRVPPGVDEAAYVKAGLLSAIAKGEATSPLIDKKHAVELLGTMQGGYNIATLVELLDNAELAEVAGEQLKHTLLMFDAFHDVAERAKAGNAVAKGVLQSWAEGEWFQNRPAVAEKITLTVFKVTGETNTDDLSPAPDAWSRPDIPLHALAMLKMARDGIEPEVPGSVGPLKQMEALKAKGFPVAYVGDVVGTGSSRKSATNSVLWFFGDDIPNVPNKRGGGFCFGTKIAPIFYNTMEDAGALPIEFDCTDLAMGDAIDVYPYKGEVRRHGSDELVTSFELKTDVLLDEVRAGGRIPLIVGRGLTEKARAELGLGPTDLFKKPVAPADSGKGFSLAQKMVGRACGLPEGQGVRPGTYCEPKMTTVGSQDTTGPMTRDELKDLACLGFSADLVMQSFCHTAAYPKPIDVNTHHTLPDFIMTRGGVSLRPGDGIIHSWLNRMLLPDTVGTGGDSHTRFPIGISFPAGSGLVAFAAATGVMPLDMPESVLVRFKGKLNPGITLRDLVHAIPYYAIQQGLLTVEKKGKKNIFSGRVLEIEGLNDLTVEQAFELSDASAERSAAGCTIKLPEKAIAEYLQSNITLLRWMISEGYGDPRTLERRARAMEAWIANPQLLEGDADAEYAAVIEIDLADVKEPVLCAPNDPDDARLLSSVQGQKIDEVFIGSCMTNIGHFRAAGKLLEKVKGGIPTRLWLAPPTKMDAHQLTEEGYYGIYGKAGARMEMPGCSLCMGNQARVQTGSTVVSTSTRNFPNRLGDATNVFLASAELAAVASIIGKLPTVEEYMEYAKNIDSMAADIYRYLSFDQIAEFRESAEKAKIQVVEV; from the coding sequence GTGCTTGAAGCCTATCGCAAACACGTAGAAGAGCGTGCCGCTCAGGGTATCGTGCCCCAGCCGCTGAACGCCGAACAAACCGCAGGCCTGGTCGAGCTGCTGAAGAATCCTCCAGCGGGCGAAGAAGCCTTCCTGCTCGACCTGCTCACCAACCGCGTGCCGCCAGGCGTGGACGAAGCCGCCTACGTCAAGGCCGGCCTCCTGTCCGCCATCGCCAAGGGCGAAGCGACCTCCCCGCTGATCGACAAGAAGCACGCTGTCGAACTGCTCGGCACCATGCAGGGCGGCTACAACATCGCCACCCTGGTCGAACTGCTGGACAACGCCGAACTGGCCGAAGTCGCAGGCGAGCAATTGAAGCACACCCTGCTGATGTTCGACGCGTTCCACGATGTCGCAGAGCGCGCCAAGGCCGGTAACGCGGTCGCCAAGGGCGTACTGCAATCCTGGGCCGAGGGCGAATGGTTCCAGAACCGTCCGGCCGTTGCCGAGAAAATCACCCTGACCGTGTTCAAGGTGACCGGCGAAACCAACACCGATGACCTGTCGCCAGCACCTGATGCCTGGTCGCGCCCGGACATCCCGCTGCACGCCCTGGCCATGCTGAAGATGGCCCGCGACGGCATCGAGCCGGAAGTACCTGGCTCGGTCGGTCCGCTGAAGCAGATGGAAGCGCTGAAAGCCAAAGGCTTCCCTGTCGCCTACGTCGGTGACGTGGTCGGTACCGGTTCTTCGCGTAAATCCGCCACCAACTCCGTACTGTGGTTCTTCGGCGACGACATCCCGAACGTACCGAACAAGCGCGGCGGCGGCTTCTGCTTCGGCACCAAGATCGCCCCGATCTTCTACAACACCATGGAAGACGCCGGCGCCCTGCCGATCGAATTCGACTGCACCGACCTGGCCATGGGCGACGCCATCGACGTCTACCCGTACAAAGGCGAAGTACGCCGTCATGGCAGCGACGAACTGGTCACCAGCTTCGAGTTGAAAACCGACGTCCTGCTGGACGAAGTCCGCGCTGGCGGCCGTATCCCGCTGATCGTCGGCCGTGGCCTGACCGAGAAAGCCCGCGCCGAACTGGGCCTCGGCCCAACCGATCTGTTCAAGAAGCCGGTTGCCCCCGCCGACAGCGGCAAGGGCTTCAGCCTGGCGCAGAAGATGGTCGGTCGCGCCTGCGGTCTGCCGGAAGGCCAGGGCGTACGTCCCGGCACCTACTGCGAGCCGAAGATGACCACCGTCGGTTCCCAGGACACCACTGGCCCGATGACCCGCGACGAGCTGAAAGACCTGGCGTGCCTGGGCTTCTCCGCTGACCTGGTGATGCAGTCCTTCTGCCACACCGCGGCCTATCCGAAGCCGATCGACGTCAACACCCACCACACCCTGCCGGACTTCATCATGACCCGCGGCGGCGTGTCCCTGCGTCCGGGCGACGGCATCATCCACAGCTGGCTGAACCGCATGCTGCTGCCGGACACCGTCGGTACCGGTGGTGACTCCCACACCCGCTTCCCGATCGGCATCTCCTTCCCGGCCGGTTCGGGCCTGGTCGCCTTCGCCGCCGCCACCGGCGTCATGCCGCTGGACATGCCGGAGTCGGTACTGGTTCGCTTCAAGGGCAAGCTGAACCCCGGCATCACCTTGCGCGACCTGGTCCATGCGATCCCCTACTACGCGATCCAGCAGGGCCTGCTGACCGTCGAGAAGAAAGGCAAGAAGAACATCTTCTCCGGTCGCGTCCTGGAGATCGAAGGCCTCAACGACCTGACCGTCGAGCAAGCCTTCGAACTGTCCGACGCCTCGGCCGAGCGCTCCGCTGCTGGTTGCACCATCAAGCTGCCGGAAAAAGCCATCGCCGAGTACCTGCAATCCAACATCACCCTGCTGCGCTGGATGATCAGCGAAGGCTACGGTGACCCGCGTACCCTGGAGCGTCGTGCACGCGCCATGGAAGCCTGGATCGCCAACCCGCAACTGCTGGAAGGTGATGCGGACGCCGAATACGCCGCCGTCATCGAGATCGACCTGGCCGACGTCAAGGAGCCTGTGCTCTGCGCGCCGAACGACCCGGACGATGCCCGCCTGCTGTCCAGTGTCCAGGGCCAGAAGATCGACGAAGTCTTCATCGGCTCCTGCATGACCAACATCGGCCACTTCCGCGCTGCCGGCAAGCTGCTGGAGAAGGTCAAGGGCGGTATTCCGACCCGTCTGTGGCTGGCTCCGCCAACCAAGATGGACGCCCACCAGCTGACCGAAGAAGGCTACTACGGCATCTACGGCAAGGCTGGCGCGCGCATGGAAATGCCAGGCTGCTCGCTGTGCATGGGTAACCAGGCTCGCGTACAGACCGGCTCCACCGTGGTCTCCACCTCGACCCGTAACTTCCCGAACCGCCTGGGTGACGCGACCAACGTGTTCCTGGCTTCCGCCGAGCTGGCCGCCGTCGCTTCGATCATCGGCAAGCTGCCGACCGTCGAGGAGTACATGGAATACGCGAAGAACATCGACAGCATGGCTGCCGACATCTATCGCTACCTGTCCTTCGACCAGATCGCCGAGTTCCGCGAGTCCGCGGAGAAGGCCAAGATCCAGGTCGTCGAAGTCTGA